A stretch of Canis lupus baileyi chromosome 7, mCanLup2.hap1, whole genome shotgun sequence DNA encodes these proteins:
- the DEFB113 gene encoding beta-defensin 113 — protein sequence MKILCIFLIFVLTVSCGPSVSQKKTKEDAGRKRECYLVRGACKSSCNSWEYIYNYCSTEPCCVVREYQKPVSKSINFTGDIL from the exons ATGAAGAtactttgtattttcctgatcTTTGTTCTCACTGTGTCTTGTGGTCCATCAG tttcacagaaaaaaacaaaagaagatgcagggagaaaaagagaatgttaCCTTGTTCGTGGAGCTTGCAAGTCTTCATGCAACTCTTGggaatacatatataattactgCAGTACTGAACCATGCTGTGTTGTACGGGAATACCAAAAGCCAGTCTCTAAATCTATCAATTTTACAGGTGATATACTGTAA